Proteins from one Streptomyces genisteinicus genomic window:
- a CDS encoding MFS transporter has protein sequence MDHVSTRLEGGRKPLSPHSDPRRKWLVLAVVGVAQLMVVLDATIVNIALPSAQADLGFSVEDRQWVVSSYAIAFGALLLLGGRLGDLFGRRRLFAVGLTGFALASALGGAAQNFETLIAARVGQGVFGAVLAPAALATVAVTFTEPAERNKAFGVFSAIAGVGAGAGLLLGGVLTDLLSWRWCLYVNIVFAVVALLGVRTIRKDETNHARKVLDLPGALTATAGLFALVLGVSRAETEGWGSTTTLAVLVLGAVLLAAFVLIEQRSDHALLPLRLLADRSRAGAWFAIGALGVTMFGVFLFLTFYLQQNLHYSPWKSGLAFMPLNIAIMIASGVTAGVLLNKVGPRVLISTGLALAALGSLLLAQLDTGSGYAGGVLPGLVAAGLGAGILFPTTFAVGTARVDPGDAGAASAMVNTAQQVGGSVGIALLSTFYAESLRETFAADPSVDRLAADIEGYTTAFWWAAGLSLASAVIAFLVIRNPSRTDTGTGAGTGTTAAGEPAGAHFG, from the coding sequence ATGGACCACGTGTCCACTCGTCTGGAAGGAGGGCGCAAGCCCTTGTCCCCGCATTCCGATCCCCGCCGCAAATGGCTGGTGCTGGCCGTCGTCGGCGTCGCCCAGCTGATGGTCGTCCTCGACGCGACCATCGTGAACATCGCCCTGCCCTCCGCCCAGGCCGACCTCGGATTCTCCGTCGAGGACCGGCAGTGGGTCGTCAGCTCGTACGCGATCGCCTTCGGAGCCCTGCTCCTCCTCGGCGGCCGTCTCGGGGACCTCTTCGGCCGCCGCCGCCTGTTCGCCGTCGGCCTGACCGGCTTCGCCCTCGCCTCGGCACTCGGCGGCGCCGCGCAGAACTTCGAGACCCTCATAGCCGCGCGGGTGGGCCAGGGCGTCTTCGGAGCGGTCCTCGCCCCCGCCGCGCTCGCCACCGTCGCCGTGACGTTCACCGAACCCGCCGAGCGCAACAAGGCGTTCGGCGTCTTCAGCGCGATCGCCGGCGTCGGCGCCGGTGCCGGACTGCTCCTCGGCGGTGTCCTGACCGACCTCCTGTCCTGGCGCTGGTGCCTGTACGTCAACATCGTCTTCGCGGTCGTCGCCCTGCTCGGTGTCCGCACGATCCGCAAGGACGAGACGAACCATGCCCGCAAGGTCCTCGACCTGCCCGGCGCCCTCACCGCCACCGCGGGCCTCTTCGCGCTGGTGCTGGGCGTCTCCCGGGCGGAGACCGAGGGCTGGGGCTCGACGACGACCCTCGCCGTGCTCGTTCTCGGCGCCGTGCTCCTCGCCGCGTTCGTGCTGATCGAGCAGCGCAGCGACCACGCCCTGCTGCCGCTGCGCCTCCTCGCGGACCGGAGCCGTGCCGGGGCCTGGTTCGCGATCGGCGCCCTGGGCGTCACGATGTTCGGCGTCTTCCTCTTCCTGACCTTCTACCTCCAGCAGAACCTGCACTACTCGCCGTGGAAGAGCGGGCTCGCGTTCATGCCCCTCAACATCGCGATCATGATCGCCTCGGGCGTCACCGCGGGCGTGCTGCTGAACAAGGTCGGGCCGCGCGTCCTGATCTCCACGGGTCTGGCCCTGGCCGCCCTCGGATCGCTGCTGCTCGCGCAGCTGGACACCGGCTCCGGGTACGCCGGCGGCGTCCTCCCCGGCCTCGTCGCCGCGGGGCTCGGCGCGGGCATCCTCTTCCCGACCACCTTCGCCGTCGGCACCGCCCGGGTCGACCCGGGCGACGCGGGCGCCGCGTCCGCGATGGTCAACACCGCCCAGCAGGTGGGCGGATCGGTCGGCATCGCACTCCTGTCGACGTTCTACGCCGAGTCCCTGCGGGAGACCTTCGCGGCCGACCCGTCCGTCGACCGCCTCGCGGCCGACATCGAGGGGTACACCACCGCGTTCTGGTGGGCCGCCGGGCTCAGCCTGGCCTCGGCCGTCATCGCGTTCCTCGTGATCCGCAACCCCTCCCGGACCGACACCGGGACCGGTGCCGGGACCGGGACCACCGCGGCCGGCGAGCCGGCGGGCGCGCACTTCGGCTGA
- a CDS encoding cellulose binding domain-containing protein, whose amino-acid sequence MTAGLFTAGPASAARPSPHPPAAPQAVGTAKASDVSTKSVPGAAAAADPAYTWKNVRIDGGGFVPGIVFNRTEKNLAYARTDIGGAYRWDQSGKQWKPLLDWVDWDRWGWTGVASIASDPVQPAKVYAAVGTYTNDWDPTNGAILRSADRGATWQATPLPFKLGGNMPGRGMGERLAVDPNKNSVLYFGAPSGKGLWRSTDSGVTWSQVASFPNPGNYAQDPSDTSGYGNDIQGVVWVTFDERSSAAGSVTKDIYVGVADKENAVYRSTDGGTTWSRVAGQPTGYLAHKGVLDSATGQLFVTLSDTGGPYDGGKGRVYRYTTATGAWTDVSPVAEADTYYGFSGLSVDRQKPGTLMATAYSSWFPDTQIFRSTDSGATWKQAWEYNGYPNRVNHYTQDISSVPWLSWGGNPSPPETAPKLGWMTEALEIDPFDSNRMMYGTGATIYGTENLTAWDTGGTFGIKPMIKGLEETAVNDLASPPSGAPLLSGMLDLGGFRHTSLDAVPAMMFRSPNMSGTTSLDFAEASPNTVVRVGHGDTTQNVGFSTDNGANWFAGSQPSGVTGGGTVAAAADGSAFVWSPAGTGVHRTTGFGTSWTASTGIPADAIVESDRKNPRKFYGFKAGTFYVSTDGGATFAAKATGLPAEGNVRFKAVPGAEGDIWLAGGKENGTYGLWHSTDSGTTFTKVTGVQEADAVGFGKAATGAAYQTIFISAQIDGKRGIYRSTDKGATWVRINDDAHQWGWTGASITGDPRVFGRVYIATNGRGIIYGDTAEGGGTDPTDPTDPTDPTDPTDPDPTAVCAVSYKITNQWSGGFQADVTLTNKGTTALNGWQLGWSFGQGQKITQMWNAAHQQTGAVVTASNVAWNGGVAPGGTASFGFTGSWSGGNSAPAAFTLGGKACTSG is encoded by the coding sequence ATGACGGCGGGGCTGTTCACCGCCGGCCCCGCCTCCGCGGCCCGCCCCTCGCCCCACCCGCCCGCCGCCCCGCAGGCGGTCGGCACCGCCAAGGCATCCGATGTGTCGACGAAGTCGGTGCCGGGGGCCGCTGCTGCCGCCGACCCGGCCTACACCTGGAAGAACGTCCGGATCGACGGCGGCGGCTTCGTGCCCGGCATCGTCTTCAACCGGACCGAGAAGAACCTCGCCTACGCCCGCACCGACATCGGCGGCGCCTACCGCTGGGACCAGTCCGGCAAGCAGTGGAAGCCGCTGCTGGACTGGGTCGACTGGGACCGCTGGGGCTGGACCGGCGTCGCCAGCATCGCCTCCGACCCCGTGCAGCCCGCCAAGGTGTACGCCGCCGTCGGCACGTACACCAACGACTGGGACCCGACCAACGGCGCGATCCTGCGCTCCGCCGACCGCGGCGCGACCTGGCAGGCCACCCCGCTCCCCTTCAAGCTGGGCGGCAACATGCCCGGCCGCGGCATGGGCGAACGCCTCGCCGTCGACCCGAACAAGAACTCCGTCCTCTACTTCGGCGCCCCCAGCGGCAAGGGCCTCTGGCGCTCCACGGACTCCGGCGTCACCTGGTCCCAGGTGGCGTCCTTCCCCAACCCGGGCAACTACGCCCAGGACCCGTCCGACACCAGCGGCTACGGCAACGACATCCAGGGCGTCGTCTGGGTCACCTTCGACGAGCGCTCCTCCGCCGCGGGCAGCGTGACCAAGGACATCTACGTCGGCGTCGCCGACAAGGAGAACGCGGTCTACCGCTCGACGGACGGCGGCACCACCTGGTCCCGGGTCGCCGGGCAGCCGACCGGCTACCTCGCCCACAAGGGCGTACTGGACTCCGCCACCGGCCAGTTGTTCGTGACGCTCAGCGACACCGGCGGCCCGTACGACGGCGGCAAGGGCCGCGTCTACCGCTACACCACCGCGACCGGCGCGTGGACGGACGTCAGCCCGGTCGCCGAGGCCGACACCTACTACGGCTTCAGCGGACTGAGCGTCGACCGCCAGAAGCCCGGCACTCTCATGGCCACCGCCTACAGCTCCTGGTTCCCGGACACCCAGATCTTCCGCTCGACCGACAGCGGAGCGACCTGGAAGCAGGCCTGGGAGTACAACGGCTACCCGAACCGGGTCAACCACTACACGCAGGACATCTCCTCGGTGCCGTGGCTGTCGTGGGGCGGCAACCCGTCGCCGCCGGAGACCGCGCCCAAGCTCGGCTGGATGACCGAGGCGCTGGAGATCGACCCGTTCGACTCCAACCGCATGATGTACGGCACCGGGGCCACGATCTACGGCACCGAGAACCTCACCGCCTGGGACACCGGCGGCACGTTCGGCATCAAACCCATGATCAAGGGGCTGGAGGAGACCGCGGTCAACGACCTGGCGAGCCCGCCCTCCGGCGCCCCGCTGCTCAGCGGCATGCTCGACCTCGGCGGCTTCCGCCACACCAGCCTCGACGCGGTGCCGGCGATGATGTTCCGCTCCCCGAACATGAGCGGCACCACCAGCCTCGACTTCGCGGAGGCGAGCCCGAACACCGTGGTGCGCGTCGGCCACGGCGACACCACCCAGAACGTCGGCTTCTCGACCGACAACGGAGCCAACTGGTTCGCCGGCTCCCAGCCCTCCGGTGTGACCGGCGGCGGCACGGTGGCGGCGGCGGCCGACGGAAGCGCCTTCGTGTGGAGCCCGGCCGGGACCGGAGTGCACCGCACCACCGGATTCGGCACCTCCTGGACGGCGTCCACCGGCATACCGGCGGACGCGATCGTCGAGTCCGACCGCAAGAACCCGCGGAAGTTCTACGGCTTCAAGGCCGGCACCTTCTACGTGTCCACCGACGGCGGCGCGACCTTCGCCGCGAAGGCGACCGGTCTCCCGGCGGAGGGCAACGTCCGCTTCAAGGCCGTGCCCGGCGCCGAGGGCGACATCTGGCTCGCGGGCGGCAAGGAGAACGGCACCTACGGGCTGTGGCACTCCACCGACTCGGGCACCACCTTCACCAAGGTGACGGGTGTCCAGGAGGCGGACGCCGTCGGCTTCGGCAAGGCGGCCACGGGCGCCGCGTACCAGACGATCTTCATCAGCGCACAGATCGACGGGAAGCGCGGGATCTACCGCTCCACCGACAAGGGCGCGACCTGGGTCCGCATCAACGACGACGCCCACCAGTGGGGCTGGACGGGCGCATCGATCACCGGTGACCCGAGGGTCTTCGGCCGGGTGTACATCGCGACCAACGGACGCGGCATCATCTACGGCGACACGGCCGAGGGCGGCGGCACCGACCCGACGGACCCGACCGATCCCACCGACCCGACCGACCCCACGGACCCGGACCCGACCGCGGTCTGCGCGGTGAGCTACAAGATCACCAATCAGTGGTCGGGCGGCTTCCAGGCCGACGTGACCCTCACCAACAAGGGCACCACCGCGCTGAACGGCTGGCAGCTGGGCTGGTCGTTCGGGCAGGGCCAGAAGATCACCCAGATGTGGAACGCGGCCCATCAGCAGACCGGCGCCGTCGTCACCGCCTCCAACGTCGCCTGGAACGGCGGCGTGGCTCCCGGCGGGACGGCGAGCTTCGGGTTCACCGGCAGCTGGTCGGGCGGCAACAGCGCCCCGGCGGCCTTCACCCTCGGCGGCAAGGCCTGCACCAGCGGCTGA
- a CDS encoding dihydrofolate reductase family protein, with the protein MRNVTYSMNVSLDGYIVGPDGGFDWSAPDPDVFRFWIDDIRGVGVHLLGRRLYETMLYWETAENDPELGADERVWTELWNPLPKVVFSRTLTEVQGRGARLASGSVAEEIERLRAEPGEGDIAIGGATLAAEAAAADLIDEYRTIVYPVMVGGGIPYFPRSERRVDLELVETRTFNGKFVYLRHRVVRQVP; encoded by the coding sequence ATGCGCAACGTGACCTATTCGATGAATGTCTCGCTCGACGGATACATCGTCGGACCGGACGGCGGCTTCGACTGGTCGGCGCCCGACCCGGACGTCTTCCGCTTCTGGATCGACGACATCCGGGGAGTCGGCGTCCACCTGCTGGGGCGGCGGCTCTACGAGACGATGCTCTACTGGGAGACCGCCGAGAACGACCCGGAACTCGGCGCCGACGAACGGGTGTGGACCGAGCTCTGGAACCCGCTGCCGAAGGTGGTGTTCTCCAGGACGCTGACGGAGGTCCAGGGACGGGGGGCCCGTCTCGCCTCCGGCAGCGTGGCCGAGGAGATCGAGCGGCTGAGGGCCGAGCCGGGGGAGGGCGACATCGCCATCGGCGGCGCCACCCTGGCCGCGGAGGCCGCCGCCGCGGATCTCATCGACGAGTACCGCACCATCGTCTACCCGGTGATGGTCGGCGGCGGCATCCCGTACTTCCCGAGGAGCGAGCGCCGGGTGGATCTGGAACTCGTCGAGACGCGCACCTTCAACGGGAAGTTCGTCTACCTGCGCCACCGCGTCGTGCGCCAGGTGCCCTGA
- a CDS encoding RNA polymerase sigma factor: MLGDDAELTTAVLAAQDGDEDAFRTVYRAVHPRLIGYVRTLVGDADAEDVASEAWLQISRDLDRFSGDADRFRGWAARIARNRALDHIRMRGRRPAVGGDETELTGKPAESDTVAEAMESISTGSTMALIAQLPQDQAEAVVLRVVVGLDAKSAAQTLGKRPGAVRTAAHRGLKRLAELLESTHGAPVPDVPPAPAHLRPTSGPPAPDGGDEQAGDLNGLPPQRARSTGTPTSAGVTHSRTRTQKDM; the protein is encoded by the coding sequence GTGCTGGGGGACGACGCGGAGCTGACCACCGCGGTGCTCGCGGCTCAGGACGGGGACGAGGACGCCTTCCGGACTGTGTACCGCGCCGTGCACCCGCGGCTGATCGGCTATGTGCGCACGCTCGTCGGCGACGCGGACGCCGAGGACGTCGCCTCCGAGGCGTGGCTCCAGATATCCCGGGACCTCGACCGCTTCAGCGGCGACGCGGACCGCTTCCGGGGCTGGGCCGCCCGCATCGCCCGCAACCGCGCGCTGGACCACATCCGCATGCGGGGCCGCAGGCCGGCCGTCGGCGGGGACGAGACCGAACTGACCGGGAAGCCCGCCGAGTCGGACACCGTCGCCGAGGCGATGGAATCCATCAGCACCGGCAGCACCATGGCGCTGATAGCCCAACTGCCCCAGGACCAGGCCGAGGCCGTCGTGCTCCGCGTGGTCGTCGGGCTGGACGCCAAGAGCGCCGCGCAGACCCTCGGCAAGCGGCCGGGTGCCGTCCGCACCGCCGCCCACCGGGGACTCAAGCGCCTCGCCGAGCTGCTGGAGAGCACCCACGGCGCACCCGTCCCGGACGTCCCGCCCGCCCCCGCGCACCTCCGGCCCACGAGCGGCCCGCCGGCCCCCGACGGCGGTGACGAACAGGCCGGTGACCTCAACGGACTCCCCCCACAACGCGCCCGCAGCACCGGAACCCCCACCTCCGCCGGTGTGACGCATTCGCGGACGCGGACGCAGAAGGACATGTGA
- a CDS encoding L,D-transpeptidase family protein, with product MLRKNIAVRTLAAAAALTVAAVTAGCTAQAATDAATDAKPSAAPTTSQPSADASPSASAEPSQSASPSASASPSPSASSSAPPAKVLMAPGANGEQVKELQARLAQIGWFDDKPNGSYGPVTTTAVKGFQGKRQLPVTGSTDEVTWQKLLGMTTKPTRAELDGKDVEKPKAKLDPRCMQGRVMCISKTTRTLSWMIDGKVLSTMDVRFGSQYTPTREGEFKVGWKSRDHVSTIYDTPMPYAMFFSGGQAVHYSSDFAARGYNGASHGCVNVRDKAAVAALFDQVRTGDKVVIYW from the coding sequence ATGCTCAGGAAGAACATCGCGGTCAGAACGCTCGCGGCCGCCGCGGCGCTGACGGTGGCCGCGGTGACCGCCGGCTGTACGGCGCAGGCGGCGACCGACGCCGCCACGGACGCCAAGCCGAGCGCGGCGCCGACGACGTCGCAGCCGTCCGCGGACGCCTCGCCGTCCGCGTCGGCCGAACCGTCTCAGTCCGCTTCGCCCTCGGCGTCGGCGTCGCCCTCGCCGTCCGCGTCCTCGTCCGCCCCGCCGGCCAAGGTGCTGATGGCGCCCGGGGCCAACGGCGAGCAGGTGAAGGAGCTCCAGGCGCGGCTCGCGCAGATCGGCTGGTTCGACGACAAGCCGAACGGCTCGTACGGACCGGTCACCACCACGGCGGTCAAGGGCTTCCAGGGCAAGCGGCAGCTGCCCGTCACCGGCAGCACCGACGAGGTGACCTGGCAGAAGCTGCTGGGCATGACGACGAAGCCGACGCGCGCCGAGCTCGACGGCAAGGACGTCGAGAAGCCGAAGGCGAAGCTGGACCCGCGCTGCATGCAGGGCCGCGTGATGTGCATCAGCAAGACCACGCGCACGCTGTCCTGGATGATCGACGGCAAGGTGCTGTCGACCATGGACGTCCGCTTCGGCTCGCAGTACACGCCGACGCGCGAAGGCGAGTTCAAGGTCGGCTGGAAGTCCCGTGACCACGTGTCGACGATCTACGACACCCCCATGCCCTACGCGATGTTCTTCAGCGGCGGCCAGGCGGTCCACTACTCCTCCGACTTCGCCGCCCGCGGCTACAACGGCGCCTCCCACGGCTGTGTGAACGTCCGCGACAAGGCGGCCGTCGCGGCCCTCTTCGACCAGGTGCGCACCGGCGACAAGGTCGTCATCTACTGGTGA
- a CDS encoding acyl-CoA mutase large subunit family protein, with the protein MTRESESGLPIEPVYGPEGAAGRDPAVRLGEPGAFPYTRGVYPTMYTGRPWTMRQYAGFGTAVESNARYKELIAHGTTGLSVAFDLPTQMGHDSDAAIAHGEVGKVGVAVDSVDDMRVLFDGIPLDRVSTSMTINAPAALLLLMYQLVAEEQGVPAAELTGTVQNDVLKEYIARGTYIFPPGPSLRLVADIFRYCRTELPKWNTISISGYHMAEAGASPVQEIAFTLADGVEYVRTAVAAGMDVDDFAPRLSFFFVARTTLLEEVAKFRAARRIWARVMRDEFGARNPKSWMLRFHTQTAGVQLTAQQPEVNLVRVAVQGLAAVLGGTQSLHTNSFDEAIALPTERSARLALRTQQVLAYETDVTATVDPFAGSYAVEAMTDDVEAAALALMRRVADMGGAVAAIERGFQKEEIERNAYRIAQETDAGERVVVGVNRFTLDAEEPYEPLRVDPAIEDRQAERLALLRAGRDAEEVRRALAALKEVAAGTENVLPPMKEALRARATVGEVCGALREVWGSYVPADAY; encoded by the coding sequence ATGACACGTGAGTCCGAGTCGGGGCTGCCGATCGAACCGGTCTACGGGCCGGAGGGGGCCGCGGGACGCGACCCGGCCGTGCGGCTCGGCGAACCGGGCGCCTTCCCGTACACCCGCGGTGTGTACCCGACGATGTACACCGGCCGGCCCTGGACCATGCGGCAGTACGCGGGCTTCGGCACCGCGGTCGAGTCGAACGCCCGGTACAAGGAACTCATCGCCCACGGCACGACGGGCCTCTCCGTGGCGTTCGACCTCCCGACCCAGATGGGGCACGACTCCGACGCCGCGATCGCGCACGGCGAGGTGGGCAAGGTCGGGGTGGCGGTCGACTCGGTCGACGACATGCGGGTGCTGTTCGACGGCATCCCGCTGGACCGGGTGTCGACCTCGATGACGATCAACGCCCCGGCCGCGCTGCTGCTGCTGATGTACCAGCTGGTCGCCGAGGAGCAGGGCGTGCCGGCCGCGGAGCTGACCGGCACGGTCCAGAACGACGTGCTCAAGGAGTACATCGCCAGGGGCACGTACATCTTCCCGCCGGGGCCGTCGCTGCGGCTGGTCGCGGACATCTTCCGCTACTGCCGGACCGAGCTGCCGAAGTGGAACACGATCTCGATCTCGGGCTACCACATGGCGGAGGCCGGGGCCTCGCCGGTGCAGGAGATCGCCTTCACGCTCGCGGACGGCGTCGAGTACGTGCGCACGGCCGTCGCGGCGGGGATGGACGTCGACGACTTCGCGCCCCGGCTGTCCTTCTTCTTCGTGGCGCGCACCACGCTGCTGGAGGAGGTGGCGAAGTTCCGCGCGGCCCGGCGGATCTGGGCGCGGGTGATGCGGGACGAGTTCGGGGCGCGGAACCCGAAGTCCTGGATGCTGCGCTTCCACACGCAGACCGCGGGGGTGCAGCTCACGGCGCAGCAGCCGGAGGTGAACCTGGTGCGCGTCGCGGTGCAGGGGCTCGCGGCGGTCCTGGGCGGCACCCAGTCGCTCCACACCAACTCCTTCGACGAGGCCATCGCGCTGCCGACGGAGAGGTCGGCGAGGCTCGCGCTGCGCACCCAGCAGGTGCTGGCGTACGAGACGGACGTGACGGCGACGGTCGACCCCTTCGCCGGTTCGTACGCGGTGGAGGCGATGACCGACGACGTGGAGGCCGCGGCGCTGGCGCTGATGCGGCGGGTGGCGGACATGGGCGGGGCGGTGGCCGCCATCGAGCGCGGCTTCCAGAAGGAGGAGATCGAGCGCAACGCCTACCGGATCGCCCAGGAGACGGACGCGGGGGAGCGGGTCGTCGTCGGCGTCAACCGCTTCACCCTCGACGCCGAGGAGCCGTACGAGCCCCTGCGCGTCGACCCGGCCATCGAGGACCGGCAGGCCGAGCGCCTCGCCCTGCTGCGCGCGGGCCGCGACGCGGAGGAGGTGCGCCGGGCGCTGGCCGCGCTGAAGGAGGTGGCCGCCGGAACGGAGAACGTGCTGCCCCCGATGAAGGAGGCACTGCGCGCACGGGCGACGGTGGGCGAGGTGTGCGGCGCGCTGCGCGAGGTGTGGGGGAGCTACGTGCCCGCGGACGCGTACTGA
- the leuE gene encoding leucine efflux protein LeuE yields MLGVTDLPTYLVGLVLIILLPGPNSLYVLSVAARKGTRTGYRAAAGVFTGDTVLMTLAALGAASLLQTTPVLFMIVKYAGAGYLTWMAIGMLRAARSLWRSRGEEPALAGDAGQPAGPAENPYRRALIISLFNPKAILFLISFFVQFVDPAYAYPALSFVVLGTLLQLSSFLYLTTLIFGGTRLAAAFRSRRRLSAGATSAAGALFLGFAVKLSLSSA; encoded by the coding sequence ATGCTGGGTGTCACCGATCTGCCGACCTACCTCGTCGGCCTCGTCCTCATCATTCTGCTGCCGGGGCCGAACTCGCTCTACGTGCTGTCCGTCGCCGCCCGCAAGGGCACGCGCACCGGATACCGCGCGGCCGCGGGCGTCTTCACCGGCGACACCGTCCTGATGACGCTCGCCGCCCTCGGCGCGGCCTCGCTGCTCCAGACCACACCGGTCCTCTTCATGATCGTGAAGTACGCGGGCGCCGGCTATCTGACCTGGATGGCGATCGGCATGCTGCGCGCCGCCCGGTCCCTGTGGCGCTCCCGCGGCGAGGAGCCGGCCTTGGCGGGCGACGCCGGGCAGCCCGCGGGACCCGCGGAGAACCCGTACCGCCGCGCGCTGATCATCAGCCTGTTCAACCCGAAGGCGATCCTCTTCCTGATCTCCTTCTTCGTGCAGTTCGTCGACCCCGCCTACGCCTACCCGGCCCTGTCGTTCGTCGTCCTCGGCACCCTGCTCCAGCTGAGCAGCTTCCTCTACCTGACCACGCTGATCTTCGGCGGCACCCGCCTCGCCGCCGCCTTCCGCAGCCGCAGGCGGCTGTCGGCCGGGGCGACCTCGGCGGCGGGGGCGCTCTTCCTCGGCTTCGCGGTCAAGCTGTCGCTCAGCAGCGCGTGA
- a CDS encoding polysialyltransferase family glycosyltransferase, whose amino-acid sequence MPTTQIFFASSLYGAATVAAALDSGCFAAADRRLLLVSNNAATPETTPSLDEMPGFERLRSRFDGVLSWNEAIAPFHPGGWSPRPDDVPLWERYLRGLWNLGDDRIELAVESVQVVPALAVAQLFPDAGLCVYADGLMSYGPTRNKIDPLVGERVRRLLHLDLVPGLRPLLLAEFGAVPEVVPTEAFVKVVAELSDAVPDAVPGVAPGDADGAGGPAVILGQYLAALDIISVAEEERLHVRMLRGVAAHGHRRVVFKPHPTAPASWNRTLEEEARELGVELTVVERPLLAEVLYRQLRPSLVTGCFSTGLFTAAAFHGVPVARLGTEPLLDRLAPYQNSNRVPLTVVDALVPDLETGTPAVPGPPDAYLTGLLEAVGFAMQPQIRPDLRPSAERFLAASLDARTLRYFKRRRLTVLGLPGGLPVPRNAAVRRVVRRARHLKRTVLR is encoded by the coding sequence ATGCCCACGACGCAGATCTTCTTCGCCTCCTCCCTCTACGGCGCGGCCACCGTGGCCGCCGCCCTCGACAGCGGCTGCTTCGCCGCGGCGGACCGGCGGCTGCTGCTGGTCAGCAACAACGCGGCCACGCCCGAGACCACCCCGTCGCTCGACGAGATGCCCGGCTTCGAGCGGCTGCGGTCCCGCTTCGACGGGGTGCTCTCGTGGAACGAGGCCATCGCGCCGTTCCACCCGGGCGGCTGGTCGCCGCGCCCCGACGACGTCCCGCTGTGGGAGAGGTACCTGCGCGGGCTGTGGAACCTGGGCGACGACCGGATCGAGCTGGCCGTGGAGTCGGTGCAGGTGGTTCCCGCGCTGGCGGTCGCGCAGCTCTTCCCGGACGCGGGGCTGTGCGTGTACGCGGACGGGCTGATGAGCTACGGCCCCACCCGCAACAAGATCGACCCGCTGGTGGGCGAGCGGGTGCGCCGGCTGCTCCACCTGGACCTGGTGCCGGGGCTGCGGCCGCTGCTGCTGGCGGAGTTCGGCGCGGTGCCGGAGGTCGTGCCGACCGAGGCGTTCGTCAAGGTGGTCGCGGAGCTGTCCGACGCGGTCCCGGACGCGGTCCCGGGTGTGGCGCCCGGTGACGCGGACGGGGCGGGCGGGCCGGCCGTGATCCTCGGGCAGTACCTGGCCGCGCTGGACATCATCAGCGTCGCGGAGGAGGAGCGGCTGCACGTGCGGATGCTGCGCGGGGTGGCCGCGCACGGGCACCGGCGGGTGGTCTTCAAGCCGCATCCGACGGCCCCGGCCTCCTGGAACCGCACCCTGGAGGAGGAGGCGCGGGAGCTGGGGGTGGAGCTGACCGTGGTGGAGCGTCCGCTGCTCGCGGAGGTGCTGTACCGGCAGCTGCGTCCCTCGCTGGTGACGGGCTGCTTCTCCACGGGGCTGTTCACGGCGGCCGCGTTCCACGGCGTCCCCGTCGCCCGGCTGGGCACGGAGCCGCTGCTGGACCGGCTGGCGCCGTACCAGAACAGCAACCGGGTGCCGCTCACGGTCGTGGACGCGCTGGTGCCGGACCTGGAGACCGGTACGCCGGCCGTGCCGGGCCCGCCGGACGCGTATCTGACGGGTCTGCTGGAGGCGGTGGGCTTCGCGATGCAGCCGCAGATCCGCCCGGATCTGCGGCCCTCGGCGGAGCGGTTCCTCGCGGCCTCGCTGGATGCCCGGACGCTGCGCTACTTCAAGCGCCGCCGGCTGACCGTGCTCGGTCTGCCGGGCGGGCTGCCGGTGCCGCGCAACGCGGCGGTGCGGCGGGTCGTGCGGCGGGCCCGGCACCTGAAGCGGACGGTGCTGCGCTGA